The Deinococcus koreensis genome window below encodes:
- a CDS encoding permease prefix domain 1-containing protein, with amino-acid sequence MSEDDDLRTYLNRATRRLQRHRAQEIRSELLGHIGARVEDFRLAGFSDAEALRRTLRELGEPGFVQGGMQRVYLWPGALRLSLLGALACGALVTLLNISALAQVQGYHPAFTPLPGPYTYVDTGSLRQELEKAGVQVQGPPDAPVFSLPGQGGAVLIDTGQGAIGQTDPSSTEAGAEKTAFVSRTLIRDYLSGRTFIDLNAVVAAAVRAGLDARVEGWLNPRLHLGTVTLALGTPEQPVDASSLYPVALAPLARTLGLAEARSARLDDVNVFSYHTLKVDAPAGTLYALVTPRRLSRGLGRGDVRVLAYDLAPVGPGGALEFRLPYELPYLELGDDPAALRAAAAWLGEQADITAYASAERPAPALLLRLNGQLSGQTYAVASQRGPSVGEQR; translated from the coding sequence GCAGCGCCACCGGGCGCAGGAGATCCGCAGCGAACTGCTCGGCCACATCGGGGCCCGCGTGGAGGACTTCCGGCTCGCCGGCTTCAGCGACGCCGAGGCCCTGCGACGAACCCTGCGGGAACTGGGGGAGCCGGGCTTCGTCCAGGGCGGGATGCAGCGCGTGTACCTGTGGCCCGGCGCCCTGCGCCTGAGCCTGCTGGGCGCGCTGGCCTGCGGCGCGCTGGTGACCCTGCTGAACATCTCGGCGCTGGCGCAGGTGCAGGGCTACCACCCCGCCTTCACGCCGCTGCCCGGCCCCTACACCTACGTGGACACCGGCAGCCTGCGCCAGGAGCTGGAAAAAGCGGGCGTGCAGGTGCAGGGGCCCCCCGACGCCCCGGTCTTCAGCCTGCCGGGGCAGGGCGGCGCCGTTCTGATCGACACCGGGCAGGGTGCAATCGGGCAGACCGACCCCTCTTCGACGGAGGCCGGCGCCGAGAAGACGGCCTTCGTGAGCCGCACGCTGATCCGCGATTACCTCAGCGGGCGCACCTTCATCGACCTGAACGCCGTGGTGGCGGCCGCCGTGCGCGCGGGCCTGGACGCGCGGGTGGAGGGCTGGCTCAACCCCCGCCTGCACCTGGGCACGGTGACCCTGGCGCTGGGCACGCCCGAGCAGCCAGTGGACGCCTCGTCCCTCTACCCGGTCGCGCTGGCCCCGCTGGCCCGCACCCTGGGCCTGGCCGAAGCGCGCAGCGCCCGCCTGGACGACGTGAACGTGTTCAGCTACCACACCCTGAAGGTGGACGCGCCCGCCGGCACCCTGTACGCGCTGGTCACGCCCCGCCGGCTCTCGCGGGGGCTGGGGCGCGGCGACGTCCGGGTGCTGGCCTACGATCTGGCGCCGGTCGGCCCCGGCGGCGCGCTGGAATTCCGCCTGCCCTACGAGCTGCCATACCTGGAACTGGGCGATGACCCCGCCGCGCTGCGGGCCGCGGCCGCCTGGCTGGGCGAGCAGGCCGACATCACGGCCTATGCCAGCGCCGAGCGTCCTGCGCCGGCCCTGCTGCTGCGCCTGAACGGGCAGCTCAGTGGTCAGACCTACGCGGTGGCCTCCCAGCGCGGCCCCAGCGTCGGCGAGCAGCGCTGA
- a CDS encoding cupin domain-containing protein encodes MSESRPDRPHPIALHRYDLAAQLARLRSEAPLREHGRDSLTLVRDADFTLLLMVLVTGQGLPEHTAPGPISVLVLDGRVAFSSQGQRLELGPHGLVTLPARVPHEVVALENSAILITIAVPVTHTDAQGLEQERRLRSGQPGGSPDLRP; translated from the coding sequence ATGTCCGAGAGCAGACCCGACCGGCCGCACCCCATCGCCCTTCACCGCTACGACCTGGCCGCCCAGCTGGCCCGCCTGCGAAGCGAGGCTCCCCTGCGGGAGCACGGGCGCGACTCGCTCACCCTGGTGCGCGACGCCGACTTCACCCTGCTGCTGATGGTGCTGGTGACGGGTCAGGGGCTGCCGGAGCACACCGCCCCCGGCCCCATCAGCGTGCTGGTGCTCGACGGCCGGGTGGCGTTCAGCTCGCAGGGCCAGCGGCTGGAACTCGGCCCCCACGGACTGGTCACGCTGCCGGCCCGCGTTCCCCACGAGGTCGTGGCCCTGGAGAACAGCGCCATCCTGATCACCATCGCCGTGCCGGTCACGCATACCGACGCGCAGGGGCTGGAGCAGGAACGCCGGCTTCGCTCGGGGCAGCCCGGCGGGTCTCCTGATCTCCGCCCCTGA
- a CDS encoding cytochrome P450 — MAIRHSLASLPEPPTRPGNGHLQDWALAPLGLIEEGAARARAAGKDVFRLRLGLPAVVGFSPAWNRRFLTDLGTFRSAGSFSAVVPYLSGGVILSDAPGHGPRRQTMNPGFGKRHLEVLRERTQAALPGVPQGEFDALAWADRAVLALLNAAYFSGEFSPRLLHAFLAPLRQPFPVPALPRPGLFLRVNAELRRLAHQRLTAGGDDLLAVLAPLPGGLEETRVSLAAAHDTTTHALAYALWHLARYPQWHAPEHHGAVLKETLRLYAPGWMGSRRLGRDLVWDGVRVPRGALALYSPYLTGRDPGLWDAPGEFRPERWADKPPAWAYLPFGGGERLCLGMHLAQMLIHDVLGALPPLRAVRGDATPQPGITLGPRGPLVVRRD; from the coding sequence GTGGCCATTCGGCATTCACTAGCTTCCCTGCCCGAGCCGCCCACCCGCCCCGGCAATGGCCACCTGCAGGACTGGGCCCTGGCGCCGCTGGGGCTGATCGAGGAGGGCGCCGCCCGTGCCCGCGCCGCCGGGAAGGACGTCTTCCGCCTGCGCCTGGGCCTGCCGGCGGTGGTGGGCTTCTCGCCCGCCTGGAACCGGCGCTTCCTGACCGACCTGGGCACCTTCCGCAGCGCGGGCAGCTTTTCAGCGGTGGTGCCCTACCTGTCGGGCGGCGTGATCCTGAGCGACGCGCCGGGACACGGGCCGCGCCGCCAGACCATGAATCCGGGCTTCGGCAAGCGCCATCTGGAGGTGCTGCGGGAGCGCACCCAGGCCGCGCTGCCGGGGGTGCCCCAGGGCGAGTTCGACGCCCTGGCCTGGGCCGACCGCGCCGTGCTGGCGCTGCTGAACGCGGCCTATTTCAGCGGTGAGTTCAGCCCGCGCCTGCTGCACGCCTTCCTGGCCCCGCTCCGGCAGCCCTTCCCGGTGCCGGCCCTGCCGAGGCCGGGGCTGTTCCTGCGGGTGAACGCCGAGTTGCGTCGGCTGGCCCACCAGCGCCTGACGGCCGGCGGCGACGACCTGCTGGCCGTGCTGGCGCCGCTGCCCGGCGGCCTGGAGGAAACGCGCGTGAGCCTCGCGGCGGCGCACGACACGACCACGCACGCGCTCGCCTACGCCCTCTGGCATCTGGCCCGCTATCCGCAGTGGCACGCCCCCGAGCACCACGGGGCCGTGCTCAAGGAGACGCTGCGCCTGTACGCGCCGGGCTGGATGGGCAGCCGCCGTCTGGGCCGCGACCTGGTGTGGGACGGCGTGCGGGTGCCGCGCGGCGCGCTGGCCCTGTATTCGCCCTACCTGACGGGCCGCGACCCGGGTCTGTGGGACGCCCCCGGCGAGTTCCGCCCAGAGCGCTGGGCCGACAAGCCGCCCGCCTGGGCCTACCTGCCCTTCGGCGGCGGCGAGCGGCTGTGCCTGGGAATGCACCTCGCGCAGATGCTGATTCACGACGTTCTGGGCGCACTGCCGCCGCTGCGGGCCGTGCGGGGCGACGCCACGCCGCAGCCGGGCATCACGCTGGGGCCGCGCGGGCCGCTGGTGGTGCGGCGGGACTGA
- a CDS encoding phytoene desaturase family protein, producing the protein MNKRTPQHVAVIGAGFAGLAAALRLAQAGARVTVLDSLEGPGGKAALGFSDFSSGPTVVTMPQIFRALHARLGWEAPELEAATPTTTYHALGGRTFAPQALRVAGSLEPTLSQLSRQEGQRYTQLLAASRRMYEDAAPTFLFRPPPGRVALARYALTRGRAAAPGTPLRRYVRSGPFLTPFWLRFATYLGANPYRAPAVLHNIAWVELGYGVWHLQGGLLGLARRLHAQAEALGVRFEFGTQVEHLSVHGSRVLGAHTSRGSFAADAWISAADRALTLGWLGLNERATPRGVSGFAVQLRLTEDMGRAHHLFWPADYAREWRDIRAGRLPGDPTLYLHLDGERAFLLVNAPPRPEVVGDPRPYAEGLLRSLQARFPLDIDDWQALSPADYARTAQGGALYGRAPHGLGGSLRPGWSIPPLRNLLQVGGTVHPGGGVPLSMLSGWNGAGSLLGLKYDDLDGRETPGRGEVWPFGIH; encoded by the coding sequence GTGAACAAACGCACGCCACAGCACGTCGCCGTGATCGGCGCGGGCTTCGCGGGGCTGGCGGCGGCGCTGCGGCTGGCCCAGGCGGGCGCGCGGGTGACCGTGCTGGACTCCCTGGAGGGGCCGGGCGGCAAGGCGGCGCTGGGCTTCAGCGATTTCTCCAGCGGCCCGACCGTGGTGACCATGCCGCAGATCTTCCGCGCCCTGCACGCCCGCCTGGGCTGGGAAGCGCCCGAACTGGAGGCGGCCACCCCCACCACCACCTACCACGCTCTGGGCGGCCGCACGTTCGCCCCCCAGGCCCTGCGCGTGGCGGGCAGCCTGGAGCCGACGCTCTCGCAGCTCTCCCGGCAGGAAGGCCAGCGCTACACGCAGCTGCTGGCGGCCTCGCGGCGCATGTACGAGGACGCCGCGCCGACCTTCCTGTTCCGGCCCCCGCCGGGGCGCGTGGCCCTGGCGCGCTACGCCCTGACCAGAGGCCGGGCCGCTGCCCCCGGCACCCCCCTGAGGCGCTACGTGCGCTCCGGCCCGTTCCTGACCCCCTTCTGGCTGCGCTTCGCCACCTACCTGGGGGCCAACCCGTACCGCGCCCCGGCCGTGCTGCACAACATCGCCTGGGTGGAGCTGGGCTACGGCGTGTGGCACCTGCAGGGCGGCCTGCTGGGACTGGCCCGGCGCCTCCACGCGCAGGCCGAGGCGCTGGGCGTGCGCTTCGAGTTCGGCACGCAGGTCGAGCACCTGAGCGTGCACGGCAGCCGCGTGCTGGGCGCCCACACCAGCCGGGGTTCCTTCGCCGCCGACGCCTGGATCAGCGCCGCCGACCGCGCCCTGACCCTGGGGTGGCTGGGCCTGAACGAGCGGGCCACCCCGCGCGGCGTGAGCGGCTTCGCCGTGCAGCTGCGCCTGACAGAGGACATGGGCCGCGCCCACCACCTCTTCTGGCCGGCCGACTACGCCCGCGAGTGGCGCGACATCCGGGCCGGTCGGCTGCCGGGCGACCCGACCCTCTACCTGCACCTGGACGGCGAGCGCGCCTTCCTGCTGGTGAACGCCCCGCCCCGCCCCGAGGTGGTGGGCGACCCGCGCCCGTATGCCGAGGGGCTGCTGAGGTCCCTCCAGGCCCGCTTCCCGCTGGACATCGACGACTGGCAGGCCCTCTCGCCCGCCGACTACGCCCGCACGGCGCAGGGGGGCGCGCTGTACGGCCGGGCGCCGCATGGCCTGGGCGGCAGCCTGCGCCCCGGCTGGTCGATCCCGCCGCTGCGCAACCTGCTGCAGGTCGGCGGCACGGTGCATCCGGGCGGCGGGGTGCCTCTGTCGATGCTCTCGGGCTGGAACGGCGCGGGCTCGCTGCTGGGCCTCAAGTACGACGATCTGGACGGCCGCGAGACGCCCGGCAGGGGTGAGGTGTGGCCATTCGGCATTCACTAG